A region of Nocardioides sp. JS614 DNA encodes the following proteins:
- a CDS encoding alpha/beta fold hydrolase translates to MSANPASAVPAPTLAFHEVRSDDGTRLRAWTNDPDGTMPGPTVVLCNGLGTSAWAWPAFLDPDCGVRVVSWNHRGTGGSDRPADPDHVGIEAFAEDGLSVMDHFGIDRAVLVGWSMGVNTMYELAVRHPERISGLFAVAGVPGDTFATMLRPLRVPRFAAKALAVNIARVLKYGGHLVTPLSTRLPVGRRTIDVLSHSGFMFPVADPELARRAIAAFLETPVEWYFHVALHTAQHPRVSLSRIRVPAAFVAGTFDLLAGTHAMASAAARIDGATYTELRGSHFVQMEHPERVHTLLLEFLRRVG, encoded by the coding sequence ATGTCCGCGAACCCCGCCAGCGCCGTCCCGGCGCCGACCCTCGCGTTCCACGAGGTGCGCTCCGACGATGGCACCCGACTGCGCGCCTGGACCAACGACCCGGACGGCACCATGCCCGGCCCGACCGTCGTGCTGTGCAACGGCCTCGGCACGAGCGCGTGGGCCTGGCCGGCATTCCTCGACCCGGACTGCGGCGTCCGCGTGGTCTCGTGGAACCACCGCGGGACCGGCGGCTCCGACCGCCCGGCCGACCCCGACCACGTCGGCATCGAGGCGTTCGCCGAGGACGGCCTCTCGGTCATGGACCACTTCGGCATCGACCGCGCGGTCCTGGTCGGCTGGTCGATGGGCGTCAACACGATGTACGAGCTGGCGGTGCGCCACCCCGAGCGGATCAGCGGCCTGTTCGCGGTCGCGGGGGTGCCGGGCGACACGTTCGCGACGATGTTGCGCCCGCTGCGGGTGCCGCGCTTCGCCGCGAAGGCGCTGGCGGTGAACATCGCGCGGGTCCTCAAGTACGGCGGGCACCTGGTCACGCCACTGTCCACCCGGCTGCCGGTGGGCCGGCGCACCATCGACGTGCTCAGCCACAGCGGGTTCATGTTCCCCGTCGCCGACCCCGAGCTCGCGCGGCGGGCGATCGCCGCGTTCCTCGAGACGCCGGTCGAGTGGTACTTCCACGTCGCGCTGCACACCGCCCAGCACCCGCGCGTGTCGCTGAGCCGGATCCGAGTGCCCGCGGCGTTCGTCGCCGGCACCTTCGACCTGCTCGCCGGCACCCATGCGATGGCCAGTGCGGCCGCCCGCATCGACGGGGCCACCTACACCGAGCTGCGCGGCAGCCACTTCGTGCAGATGGAGCACCCCGAGCGCGTGCACACCCTCCTGCTGGAGTTCCTGCGTAGGGTCGGGTGA
- a CDS encoding PQQ-dependent sugar dehydrogenase translates to MRRAAAVAGTAALTAVLLTACSGGEEPADSGDPGDTVTATPQSSAPATEPSKPTGDNTPQVDDGPARVVGTIATGLAAPWGVAFLPDGDAVVTERDTRRVLLLEAPSYDVREIGLIDAAVSNGDTGGEAGLLGVAVSPDFARDRTLFFYLSTAADNRIVKARLEHGRLGPLTVILDGIPVGGIHDGGRLAFGPDGYLYASTGETGQGDLAQDRSTLAGKILRITADGDPAPGNPFPGSAIWSFGHRNVQGLAFDDADRLWASEFGDQTFDELNLIRPGRNYGWPIVEGRGGRSGLVDPQVVWSTDVASPSGLAWLDGQLWLASLRGERLWRVDVHGDHASHPVDFFVGQYGRMRTVVVTPEGRLWVTTSNRDGRGDPGPKDDRILLIEP, encoded by the coding sequence ATGCGACGCGCGGCAGCCGTGGCCGGCACCGCCGCCCTCACCGCGGTGCTGCTGACCGCGTGCAGCGGCGGCGAGGAGCCCGCCGACAGCGGCGATCCCGGGGACACCGTCACCGCGACCCCGCAGTCGAGCGCTCCCGCCACCGAGCCCTCCAAGCCGACCGGTGACAACACCCCCCAGGTCGACGACGGCCCGGCTCGGGTCGTCGGCACGATCGCGACCGGGCTCGCCGCCCCCTGGGGCGTGGCCTTCCTGCCGGACGGCGACGCCGTCGTCACCGAGCGCGACACCCGGCGGGTGCTGCTGCTCGAGGCGCCGTCGTACGACGTGCGCGAGATCGGCCTGATCGACGCCGCCGTGTCCAACGGCGACACCGGTGGTGAGGCGGGCCTGCTCGGCGTGGCCGTCTCACCGGACTTCGCGCGCGACCGGACCCTGTTCTTCTACCTGAGCACGGCCGCGGACAACCGGATCGTCAAGGCGCGCCTCGAGCACGGTCGGCTCGGCCCGCTGACCGTGATCCTCGACGGGATCCCGGTCGGGGGGATCCACGACGGCGGCCGGCTGGCGTTCGGGCCGGACGGCTACCTGTACGCCTCCACGGGCGAGACCGGCCAGGGCGACCTCGCGCAGGACAGGAGCACGCTCGCCGGCAAGATCCTGCGGATCACCGCCGACGGCGACCCGGCGCCCGGCAACCCGTTCCCGGGCTCGGCGATCTGGTCCTTCGGGCACCGCAACGTCCAGGGCCTGGCCTTCGACGACGCCGACCGGCTCTGGGCCTCGGAGTTCGGCGACCAGACCTTCGACGAGCTGAACCTGATCCGGCCGGGCCGCAACTACGGGTGGCCGATCGTCGAGGGGCGCGGCGGCCGGAGCGGCCTCGTGGACCCGCAGGTCGTGTGGTCGACCGACGTCGCGTCGCCATCCGGCCTGGCCTGGCTGGACGGGCAGCTCTGGCTCGCATCGCTGCGCGGCGAGCGGCTGTGGCGGGTCGACGTCCACGGCGACCACGCGAGCCACCCGGTCGACTTCTTCGTCGGTCAGTACGGCCGGATGCGCACCGTGGTCGTCACCCCGGAGGGCCGGCTGTGGGTCACGACCAGCAACCGGGACGGCCGCGGCGACCCGGGACCGAAGGACGACCGGATCCTGCTCATCGAGCCGTGA
- a CDS encoding ECF transporter S component, which produces MTGRAGAPAVRIAPRSGAVLAVASAAGLMMLCWPLLLRVPEGARVDPPFVFVALLPVVLAVVLAELNEGGLDPRVLAVLGVLSAVNAILRGISPGTAGVELTFFLLILAGRVFGAGFGFVLGCTSLFASALMTAGVGPWLPYQMLCAAWVGMGAGLLPRRVTGRAEIAMLAAYGVAAAYLFGLFMNLSGWPFLTGIEVAGHAGSLSYVAGAPVLDNLHRFLVYTLLTSTGSWDTVRAVTNAVAIVVLGPAVLTTLRRAARRATVTGSVTVTAR; this is translated from the coding sequence GTGACCGGGCGTGCGGGCGCGCCCGCGGTCCGGATCGCGCCGCGCTCGGGCGCCGTGCTCGCGGTCGCCTCGGCGGCCGGGCTGATGATGCTCTGTTGGCCGCTGCTGCTGAGGGTCCCCGAGGGGGCGCGCGTCGATCCGCCGTTCGTGTTCGTCGCGCTGCTCCCGGTGGTGCTCGCGGTGGTGCTGGCCGAGCTCAACGAGGGCGGGCTGGACCCGCGGGTGCTCGCGGTGCTCGGCGTGCTCAGCGCCGTCAACGCCATCCTCCGCGGGATCTCGCCGGGCACGGCCGGCGTCGAGCTGACGTTCTTCCTGCTGATCCTGGCCGGGCGGGTGTTCGGCGCCGGCTTCGGGTTCGTCCTCGGCTGCACGTCGCTGTTCGCGTCGGCGCTCATGACCGCCGGGGTCGGACCCTGGCTGCCCTACCAGATGCTGTGCGCCGCCTGGGTCGGGATGGGGGCCGGGCTGCTCCCGCGGCGGGTCACCGGACGGGCCGAGATCGCGATGCTGGCGGCGTACGGCGTGGCCGCGGCGTACCTGTTCGGGCTGTTCATGAACCTGTCGGGCTGGCCGTTCCTGACCGGCATCGAGGTCGCGGGGCATGCCGGGTCGCTGTCTTACGTGGCCGGTGCGCCGGTCCTGGACAACCTGCACCGCTTCCTCGTCTACACGCTGCTGACCTCCACGGGCAGCTGGGACACGGTCCGGGCCGTCACCAACGCGGTCGCGATCGTCGTGCTCGGCCCCGCGGTGCTCACCACGCTGCGCCGGGCGGCGCGCCGGGCGACCGTGACCGGCTCGGTGACCGTCACGGCTCGATGA
- a CDS encoding ABC transporter ATP-binding protein, with protein sequence MIELRDIGFAYGDGPPVLADVDLVIDEGELVLVSGPTGAGKSTLLGVVTGLVPRFTGGTLSGDVLLDGVSIVRTPPRERAHRIGYVGQNPAAGFVTDTVEEELAYGMEQLGLPPDTMRRRVEETLDLLGIADLRGRDLRTLSGGQQQRVAIGSVLTMHPRLLVLDEPTSALDPTAAEEVLATLTRLVHDLGVSVLVAEHRLERVVPFADRMCLLGGAGRVHVGEPGELLVTSPVAPPIVELGRAAGWRPLPLNVRDARRLARGLAQRLGSLPEVEEPAPEPAVAVRRLAVVHGETVAVRDVDLALGGGRVTALMGRNGSGKSSLIWALQGSGPRSGGRVSVDGTDPAQLTAAGRRALVGLVPQNAADLLYLETVAEECAAADGGTGACRQLLEQLVPGIPATQHPRDLSEGQRLALVLAIVLSARPRVLLLDEPTRGLDYAAKRVLAGVLRGLAAEGRAVLVATHDVEFVAQVADDVLVLAEGEVVSSGPVRRVVAESPSFAPQVTKVLGPPWLRVDEVVRRLAEQASAS encoded by the coding sequence GTGATCGAGCTACGCGACATCGGCTTCGCCTACGGCGACGGCCCGCCGGTGCTCGCGGACGTGGACCTGGTCATCGACGAGGGGGAGCTGGTCCTCGTCTCCGGGCCGACCGGCGCCGGCAAGTCGACGCTGCTCGGCGTGGTGACCGGGCTGGTGCCGCGCTTCACCGGCGGCACCCTGAGCGGCGACGTGCTGCTCGACGGCGTGAGCATCGTGCGCACGCCGCCGCGGGAGCGCGCGCACCGGATCGGCTACGTCGGCCAGAACCCGGCTGCGGGCTTCGTCACCGACACGGTCGAGGAGGAGCTCGCCTACGGCATGGAGCAGCTCGGGCTGCCGCCCGACACGATGCGCCGCCGGGTGGAGGAGACCCTCGACCTGCTCGGGATCGCGGACCTGCGCGGCCGCGACCTGCGCACGCTGTCCGGCGGCCAGCAGCAGCGGGTGGCGATCGGCTCGGTGCTCACCATGCACCCGCGGCTCCTGGTGCTCGACGAGCCGACCTCCGCGCTCGACCCCACCGCGGCCGAGGAGGTGCTGGCCACCCTCACCCGGCTCGTCCACGACCTCGGCGTCTCGGTGCTGGTGGCCGAGCACCGCCTCGAGCGGGTGGTGCCGTTCGCGGACCGGATGTGCCTGCTCGGTGGCGCCGGCCGGGTCCACGTCGGCGAGCCCGGCGAGCTGCTGGTCACCTCGCCGGTGGCGCCCCCGATCGTCGAGCTCGGCCGGGCCGCCGGTTGGCGGCCGCTGCCGCTGAACGTCCGCGACGCCCGCCGCCTGGCCCGCGGCCTGGCCCAGCGGCTCGGCAGCCTGCCGGAGGTCGAGGAGCCCGCGCCGGAGCCGGCCGTCGCCGTACGCCGACTCGCGGTCGTCCACGGCGAGACCGTCGCGGTGCGCGACGTCGACCTCGCGCTCGGCGGCGGCCGGGTCACCGCCCTGATGGGCCGCAACGGGTCCGGGAAGTCTTCGCTGATCTGGGCCCTGCAGGGCAGCGGCCCCCGCTCGGGCGGCCGGGTGAGCGTCGACGGCACCGACCCGGCGCAGCTGACGGCGGCCGGCCGGCGGGCCCTGGTCGGGCTGGTCCCGCAGAACGCCGCCGACCTGCTCTACCTCGAGACGGTCGCCGAGGAGTGCGCCGCGGCCGACGGCGGCACCGGGGCGTGCCGGCAGCTGCTCGAGCAGCTGGTGCCGGGCATCCCCGCGACCCAGCACCCGCGGGACCTCTCCGAGGGCCAGCGGCTCGCGCTGGTGCTCGCGATCGTGCTCAGCGCGCGCCCGCGGGTGCTCCTGCTGGACGAGCCCACCCGCGGCCTGGACTACGCCGCCAAGCGGGTGCTGGCCGGCGTGCTGCGCGGGCTCGCGGCCGAGGGCCGTGCGGTCCTGGTCGCCACCCACGACGTCGAGTTCGTGGCCCAGGTCGCCGACGACGTGCTCGTGCTCGCCGAGGGCGAGGTCGTCTCGTCCGGCCCGGTGCGCCGGGTGGTCGCCGAGTCGCCGTCGTTCGCCCCGCAGGTGACCAAGGTGCTCGGCCCGCCCTGGCTGCGGGTCGACGAGGTGGTCCGCCGCCTCGCCGAGCAGGCGAGCGCCTCGTGA
- a CDS encoding energy-coupling factor transporter transmembrane component T → MSPNVRRHRDLHPVAWWLWAIGLAVSASFTTNPLVLLLLVGVAATAVSLRRSDQPWARSFVLYVWLGVAIVVIRVAFRVVFGGWAGGPVLLDLPEIPLPDWVAGITLLGPVHAQALLAAAYDGLRLATIVICVGAANSLANPKRLLRSVPPALYEIGTALVVAVSVLPQFADSVRRVRAAQRLREGETARIGRLRRFLVPVLEDALERSLALAAGMDTRGYGRATSLTRAQRRTTGALMLTGLGGICVGTYAVLDTTAPRYLALPMLALGTLTAGAGLLSAGRRVERTRYRPDHWRWPELAVAASGVVVGAAGWWFDHHQPAVAYPALDAVPPVSATALLAAVLALGGALCSPPPARPVAGTPARRDEPQGVAA, encoded by the coding sequence GTGAGCCCGAACGTGCGCCGGCACCGCGACCTGCACCCCGTGGCCTGGTGGCTGTGGGCGATCGGGCTCGCGGTGTCGGCGTCGTTCACGACCAACCCGCTGGTCCTGCTGCTGCTCGTGGGCGTCGCGGCGACGGCGGTGTCGCTGCGACGCTCCGACCAGCCGTGGGCGCGCTCGTTCGTCCTCTACGTCTGGCTGGGCGTCGCGATCGTGGTGATCCGGGTGGCCTTCCGGGTGGTCTTCGGCGGCTGGGCCGGCGGTCCGGTGCTGCTCGACCTGCCCGAGATCCCGCTGCCCGACTGGGTCGCCGGCATCACCTTGCTGGGGCCGGTGCACGCCCAGGCGCTGCTCGCCGCGGCGTACGACGGGCTGCGGCTGGCCACCATTGTGATCTGCGTCGGCGCCGCGAACTCCCTGGCCAACCCCAAGCGGCTGCTCCGCTCGGTGCCACCGGCTCTCTACGAGATCGGCACCGCGCTCGTGGTCGCGGTCAGCGTGCTGCCCCAGTTTGCCGACAGCGTCCGCCGGGTGCGCGCCGCGCAGCGCCTGCGCGAGGGCGAGACCGCGCGGATCGGCCGGCTCCGACGGTTCCTGGTGCCCGTGCTCGAGGACGCCCTCGAGCGCTCGCTCGCCCTCGCCGCGGGCATGGACACCCGTGGCTACGGCCGGGCCACCAGCCTCACCCGCGCCCAACGACGTACGACGGGAGCGCTCATGCTGACCGGCCTCGGCGGCATCTGCGTGGGCACCTACGCGGTGCTCGACACCACCGCCCCCCGCTACCTGGCGCTGCCGATGCTGGCGCTCGGGACGCTCACGGCGGGCGCGGGGCTGCTCAGCGCCGGCCGACGGGTGGAGCGCACCCGCTACCGCCCGGACCACTGGCGCTGGCCCGAGCTGGCGGTCGCGGCGTCGGGCGTGGTCGTCGGTGCCGCCGGGTGGTGGTTCGACCACCACCAGCCCGCGGTCGCCTACCCCGCCCTGGACGCGGTCCCGCCGGTGAGCGCGACGGCGCTGCTGGCTGCGGTCCTCGCGCTCGGGGGCGCGCTCTGCTCGCCACCGCCCGCCCGGCCGGTCGCCGGCACGCCGGCGCGCCGGGACGAGCCGCAGGGGGTGGCCGCGTGA
- a CDS encoding ISL3 family transposase: MRDVSLWRCLLGLEDTVIEGVELDRDERVLVVAVRPMARRRGRCGRCRAPAAGYDAGRGRRRWRALDSATVRVYLEADSPRVRCRAHGVVVAHVPWARHRARATHAFEDQVAWLVTKTSLSTVAELMRVSWRTVSGILTRVWNQIAARVDLLDGLTRIGIDEVSWRRHQRYLLAVVNHDTGRLVWVGKGNTTATVQSFFDALGPHRCAQITHISADAAPYIAKSTAKNCPQAVRVADPFHVVKWANDALGEVRLEVWRETRRIARANSRGRGRAPADVQEEFPAYQRLRILTRSRYALWKNPENLTTHQQARLDWIAKTDPRLWRAYQLKEGLRAVLRLPAAEARIAIDAWCRSARRCRIAQFVDLARMVAEQRGPILAAIEHGLSNAISESVNTRIRLRNRIAFGIKDPDALISLLMLTLSGHTPALPGRT; this comes from the coding sequence GTGCGTGATGTCAGCCTATGGCGGTGCCTGCTCGGGCTCGAAGACACCGTGATCGAGGGTGTCGAGCTCGATCGCGATGAACGGGTGCTCGTGGTCGCTGTTCGGCCGATGGCGCGTCGCCGGGGCCGGTGTGGGCGGTGTCGCGCGCCGGCGGCCGGGTACGACGCTGGGCGCGGTCGGCGGCGGTGGCGTGCCCTGGATAGCGCCACTGTGCGGGTCTACCTGGAAGCCGACTCGCCACGGGTGCGGTGCCGCGCGCATGGCGTGGTCGTCGCGCACGTGCCCTGGGCTCGCCATCGAGCCCGGGCGACGCACGCGTTCGAGGATCAGGTCGCCTGGCTGGTCACCAAGACCTCGCTGTCCACGGTGGCTGAGCTGATGCGGGTGTCGTGGCGCACCGTGAGCGGGATCTTGACCCGGGTCTGGAACCAGATCGCCGCCCGGGTCGACTTGCTCGACGGGTTGACCCGGATCGGGATCGACGAGGTGTCCTGGCGCCGTCATCAGCGTTACCTGCTCGCGGTCGTCAATCACGACACCGGTCGTTTGGTGTGGGTCGGCAAGGGCAACACCACCGCGACCGTCCAGTCGTTCTTCGATGCCCTTGGGCCGCACCGGTGCGCACAGATCACCCACATCAGCGCCGACGCCGCGCCCTACATCGCCAAGTCGACGGCTAAGAACTGCCCGCAGGCGGTCCGGGTCGCCGATCCCTTCCACGTGGTGAAGTGGGCCAACGACGCCCTCGGCGAGGTCCGGCTCGAGGTCTGGCGCGAGACCCGTCGGATCGCCCGGGCCAACTCCCGCGGCCGCGGCCGCGCACCCGCCGACGTCCAGGAGGAGTTCCCCGCCTACCAGCGGCTGCGGATCTTGACCCGTTCGCGGTACGCGCTGTGGAAGAACCCCGAGAACCTCACCACCCACCAGCAGGCCCGACTGGACTGGATCGCCAAGACCGACCCCCGACTGTGGCGGGCCTACCAACTCAAGGAAGGCCTCCGCGCCGTCCTGCGACTGCCGGCCGCCGAAGCCCGCATCGCGATCGACGCCTGGTGCCGCTCGGCACGGCGATGTCGTATCGCCCAGTTTGTCGACCTCGCCCGCATGGTCGCCGAGCAACGCGGCCCGATCCTGGCCGCGATCGAGCACGGCCTCTCCAACGCGATCAGCGAATCGGTCAACACCCGCATCCGACTCCGCAACCGGATCGCGTTCGGCATCAAGGACCCCGACGCCCTGATCAGCCTCCTGATGCTCACCCTCAGCGGCCACACACCCGCACTACCGGGCCGAACATGA
- the gatB gene encoding Asp-tRNA(Asn)/Glu-tRNA(Gln) amidotransferase subunit GatB encodes MTETLVAFDDVLASYDPAMGLEVHVELNTASKMFCGCPTEFGAEPNTQVCPTCLGLPGAMPVVNGKAVESAIRIGLALNCEIAEWCRFARKNYFYPDMPKNFQTSQYDEPICFEGYMDVDVDGETFRVEIERAHMEEDTGKSLHVGGATGRIHGADHSLVDYNRAGIPLIEIVTKPIVGAGAKAPEVARAYVAQLRDLIIALGVSDARMDQGSIRADVNLSLSPKDSGTLGTRTETKNVNSLRSVERAVRYEMSRHAGVLDAGRPILQETRHWHEDTGVTTSGREKSDAEDYRYFPEPDLVPVAPTRAWVEELRGTLPENPTQKRARLQAEWGFSDLEMRDTVGAGALLIVEETIAAGASPQAARKWWLGEMARRANEAGVEVGELGVTPVDVARVQVLVDEGKLNDKLARQVFDGLLAGEGSPDEIVAARGLAIVSDEGALSAAVDSAIAANPDVADKIRDGKVAAAGALIGAVMKEMRGQADAARVRELILEKLA; translated from the coding sequence GTGACCGAGACCCTCGTCGCCTTCGACGACGTCCTGGCCTCCTACGACCCGGCGATGGGCCTGGAGGTCCACGTCGAGCTGAACACCGCCTCGAAGATGTTCTGCGGCTGCCCGACCGAGTTCGGCGCCGAGCCCAACACCCAGGTCTGCCCGACCTGCCTGGGCCTGCCCGGGGCGATGCCGGTCGTCAACGGCAAGGCGGTCGAGTCGGCGATCCGGATCGGGCTGGCGCTGAACTGCGAGATCGCCGAGTGGTGCCGGTTCGCGCGGAAGAACTACTTCTACCCGGACATGCCGAAGAACTTCCAGACCTCGCAGTACGACGAGCCGATCTGCTTCGAGGGCTACATGGACGTCGATGTGGACGGCGAGACGTTCCGGGTCGAGATCGAGCGGGCGCACATGGAGGAGGACACCGGCAAGTCGCTGCACGTCGGTGGCGCGACCGGCCGCATCCACGGCGCCGACCACTCGCTGGTCGACTACAACCGGGCCGGCATCCCGCTCATCGAGATCGTCACCAAGCCGATCGTCGGCGCCGGCGCGAAGGCGCCGGAGGTCGCCCGCGCGTACGTCGCGCAGCTGCGCGACCTGATCATCGCGCTCGGGGTCTCCGACGCGCGGATGGACCAGGGGTCGATCCGCGCCGACGTGAACCTGTCGCTCTCACCCAAGGACTCGGGGACGCTCGGGACCCGCACCGAGACCAAGAACGTCAACTCGCTGCGCTCGGTCGAGCGCGCGGTCCGCTACGAGATGTCCCGCCACGCCGGCGTCCTGGACGCCGGGCGGCCGATCCTCCAGGAGACCCGGCACTGGCACGAGGACACCGGCGTCACCACGAGCGGCCGGGAGAAGTCCGACGCGGAGGACTACCGCTACTTCCCCGAGCCCGACCTGGTGCCGGTCGCTCCGACCCGCGCCTGGGTGGAGGAGTTGCGCGGCACGCTGCCCGAGAACCCGACCCAGAAGCGCGCCCGGCTGCAGGCGGAGTGGGGCTTCTCCGACCTCGAGATGCGCGACACCGTCGGTGCGGGTGCGCTGCTGATCGTCGAGGAGACGATCGCGGCGGGCGCCTCGCCCCAGGCCGCCCGCAAGTGGTGGCTGGGCGAGATGGCCCGCCGCGCCAACGAGGCCGGTGTCGAGGTCGGCGAGCTCGGGGTCACCCCGGTCGACGTCGCGCGGGTCCAGGTGCTGGTCGACGAGGGGAAGCTCAACGACAAGCTGGCGCGCCAGGTCTTCGACGGGCTGCTCGCCGGCGAGGGCAGCCCCGACGAGATCGTGGCGGCCCGCGGCCTGGCGATCGTCTCCGACGAGGGCGCCCTGTCCGCGGCGGTGGACAGCGCGATCGCTGCGAACCCGGACGTCGCGGACAAGATCCGCGACGGCAAGGTCGCCGCCGCCGGTGCCCTGATCGGCGCGGTGATGAAGGAGATGCGCGGCCAGGCCGATGCCGCCCGGGTCCGCGAGCTGATCCTGGAGAAGCTCGCCTAG
- the gatA gene encoding Asp-tRNA(Asn)/Glu-tRNA(Gln) amidotransferase subunit GatA yields the protein MMSIIRRTAAEIADALAAGETTSAEVTRTHLDRIAAVDGAVHAFLHVDAEGALAQAAESDARRAAGTPLSPLDGVPIAVKDVLATEGLPTTCGSKILEGWIPPYDATAVARLRAAGLPILGKTNMDEFAMGSSTEHSAYGPTHNPWDLDRIPGGSGGGSAAAVAAFEAPLALGTDTGGSIRQPGAVTGTVGVKPTYGGVSRYGLVALANSLDQVGPVTRTVLDSALLHEVIGGHDPRDSTSIDQPLPSLVEAARLGATGDLSGLRVGVITELAGDGWQPGVMARFQESVDLLVKAGAEVVEVSCPTFVHALATYYLILPAEASSNLAKFDAMRYGLRVWPEGRPDASAEEVMRATRDAGFGPEVKRRIILGTYALSSGYYDAYYGQAQKVRTLISRDFDAAFAKADVLVSPTAPTTAFKLGEKLDDPLAMYLNDLATIPANLAGVPGISVPSGLADEDGLPAGFQILAPALADDRCYRVGAALEALLHDQWGGPLLDKAPALEGARP from the coding sequence CTGATGTCGATCATCCGCCGCACCGCCGCCGAGATCGCCGACGCGCTCGCCGCGGGCGAGACCACCTCGGCCGAGGTCACCCGGACGCACCTGGACCGCATCGCCGCCGTCGACGGCGCGGTGCACGCGTTCCTCCACGTCGACGCCGAGGGGGCGCTCGCGCAGGCGGCCGAGTCCGACGCCCGCCGCGCGGCCGGCACCCCGCTCTCCCCGCTGGACGGCGTGCCGATCGCCGTCAAGGACGTGCTGGCCACCGAGGGCCTGCCCACGACCTGCGGCTCGAAGATCCTCGAGGGCTGGATCCCGCCGTACGACGCCACCGCGGTCGCGAGGCTGCGCGCCGCCGGCCTGCCGATCCTCGGCAAGACCAACATGGACGAGTTCGCGATGGGCTCCTCGACCGAGCACTCCGCGTACGGCCCCACGCACAACCCGTGGGACCTGGACCGGATCCCCGGCGGCTCCGGCGGAGGCTCGGCGGCGGCGGTTGCCGCGTTCGAGGCGCCGCTGGCGCTCGGCACCGACACCGGCGGCTCGATCCGCCAGCCCGGCGCCGTGACCGGCACGGTCGGCGTCAAGCCGACCTACGGCGGGGTGTCGCGCTACGGCCTGGTCGCGCTCGCGAACTCGCTGGACCAGGTCGGCCCGGTGACCCGGACCGTGCTCGACTCCGCGCTGCTGCACGAGGTCATCGGCGGCCACGACCCGCGAGACTCCACCAGCATCGACCAGCCGCTGCCGTCCCTGGTCGAAGCCGCCCGGCTCGGCGCCACCGGCGACCTCTCGGGGCTGCGGGTCGGCGTGATCACCGAGCTCGCCGGCGACGGGTGGCAGCCGGGCGTGATGGCCCGCTTCCAGGAGTCGGTGGACCTGCTGGTCAAGGCCGGCGCCGAGGTCGTCGAGGTCTCGTGCCCGACGTTCGTGCACGCCCTGGCGACCTACTACCTGATCCTGCCGGCCGAGGCGTCGAGCAACCTCGCGAAGTTCGACGCGATGCGCTACGGCCTGCGGGTCTGGCCCGAGGGCCGTCCCGACGCGAGCGCCGAGGAGGTGATGCGCGCGACCCGCGACGCCGGCTTCGGCCCGGAGGTCAAGCGCCGGATCATCCTCGGCACCTACGCCCTCTCCAGCGGCTACTACGACGCCTACTACGGCCAGGCGCAGAAGGTGCGCACGCTGATCTCGCGCGACTTCGACGCCGCGTTCGCGAAGGCCGACGTGCTGGTCTCGCCGACCGCCCCGACGACGGCGTTCAAGCTCGGGGAGAAGCTCGACGACCCGCTCGCGATGTACCTCAACGACCTCGCGACGATCCCGGCCAACCTCGCCGGCGTGCCCGGCATCTCGGTCCCCAGCGGCCTTGCCGATGAGGACGGCCTGCCCGCGGGCTTCCAGATCCTGGCGCCCGCGCTCGCCGACGACCGCTGCTACCGCGTCGGCGCCGCCCTCGAGGCGCTGCTCCACGACCAGTGGGGTGGACCCCTGCTCGACAAGGCCCCCGCTCTGGAAGGAGCACGCCCGTGA
- the gatC gene encoding Asp-tRNA(Asn)/Glu-tRNA(Gln) amidotransferase subunit GatC, with protein MPEITRDEVAHLANLARIDLSDAELDQLAPQLSVILESVASISGVAGAEVPPTSHALPLTNVFREDVVVPGLTPEQALSGAPEVEQQRFSVPRILGEEA; from the coding sequence ATGCCTGAGATCACTCGTGACGAGGTCGCGCACCTGGCGAACCTCGCCCGGATCGACCTGTCCGACGCCGAGCTCGACCAGCTCGCACCGCAGCTGAGCGTCATCCTCGAGTCGGTCGCCTCGATCAGCGGCGTCGCCGGCGCCGAGGTCCCGCCGACCTCGCACGCGCTGCCGCTGACCAACGTCTTCCGCGAGGACGTCGTGGTGCCCGGACTGACCCCGGAGCAGGCGCTGTCGGGCGCCCCCGAGGTCGAGCAGCAGCGCTTCTCGGTGCCGCGGATCCTGGGCGAGGAGGCCTGA